The Algoriphagus sp. TR-M9 genome has a window encoding:
- a CDS encoding alpha/beta hydrolase, translating to MKFPLRSQVGHLIVFIVAFIAFTNAEASVDTVTTYSASMKKEIKALVITPDSYDESKDYPVVYLLHGFSGNYKDWFTKVPSIESYANRYELIIVTPDGNFGSWYWDSPVNPQSKYETYVAEELVDFIDQQYSTIASRSGRAITGLSMGGHGALYLAFRHQDRFGAAGSMSGGVDIGPFPENWQMKDYLGAKAEFPERWKSYSVMGQLHLLSQNNLALIVSCGTGDFFYPVNLKLHEELTYNNIPHTFMTGPGGHTWNYWADAVQYHLLYFHNYFQSN from the coding sequence ATGAAATTTCCACTCAGAAGCCAAGTTGGTCACCTGATTGTTTTTATTGTAGCCTTTATTGCCTTCACCAATGCAGAGGCGTCAGTCGATACTGTCACTACATACAGTGCCTCGATGAAGAAGGAAATCAAAGCCTTAGTTATTACCCCAGATTCTTATGATGAGTCTAAGGATTACCCGGTAGTTTACTTGCTGCACGGTTTTTCCGGAAACTATAAAGATTGGTTTACCAAGGTGCCTTCGATTGAATCTTACGCCAATAGGTATGAGCTGATCATTGTGACTCCAGATGGAAACTTCGGAAGTTGGTACTGGGATAGTCCGGTCAATCCACAATCAAAGTATGAGACTTATGTGGCTGAGGAATTGGTGGATTTTATAGATCAGCAATACAGCACCATAGCCTCTAGATCCGGTCGGGCTATTACAGGCTTGAGTATGGGAGGTCATGGTGCGCTTTATTTGGCATTTCGGCATCAGGATAGGTTTGGTGCAGCGGGAAGCATGAGCGGCGGAGTGGATATTGGGCCCTTTCCTGAAAACTGGCAAATGAAAGATTACCTGGGCGCTAAAGCAGAATTTCCGGAGCGATGGAAATCCTATTCTGTAATGGGACAGCTTCATCTTCTCAGCCAAAACAACCTTGCATTGATCGTCAGCTGCGGAACAGGAGATTTTTTCTACCCAGTGAATCTAAAATTACATGAGGAGCTGACCTATAACAATATCCCGCACACTTTTATGACAGGGCCTGGAGGGCATACCTGGAACTACTGGGCGGATGCCGTACAGTATCACTTACTCTATTTTCACAATTATTTTCAAAGCAATTGA
- a CDS encoding plastocyanin/azurin family copper-binding protein has translation MKIQFNKKYIAVLGFCGLLAGIQPSQAQEQSMRVPDTEDDFYKMISLPVPEDVILEVGGMATLPDGSLAICTRRGEVWVVSSPNISGTEKPVFKRFATGLHEPLGLAYKDGDIYVTQRSELTRLRDTNGDGQADVYEKIYSWPLSGNYHEYSYGPTFLPNGNMLVTLNVGWSNSLGHGVSLVPWRGWTLEITPDGEMTPYAAGMRSPAGYGMNAAGDFFYTENQGDWVGSGRISHVERGDFLGNAESLAWTDLPGSPLDLKPEEVPNTGEPMYDVAQRVPELKAPAVWLPHGILGISTSGFLNDNTEGGFGPFANQVFVGDQGQSKIMRVDFEKVNGEYQGVVFPFREGFSSGILRMVWGNDASMFVGMTSRGWSSTGKELFSLQRLVWTGRMPFEMQTVKAKPDGFEIEFTEPVNKDLAEDPASYKVTGFSYKYQAAYGSPVINNEACDVIGVVVSEDGMKARLLVDNLRLGYIHEITAEGVENTAGKKLLHNVGYYTLNNLPEGDKIDPAPFLAIRHAKHMEMMRADSIARAQAELEAKAKAAEDKRKAAAAAKPVAPKLAKNTTSMPAAWNGEADITINMGTKPGLKFDPAQVQVKAGSKVKLVFNNVDDMLHNLVVVMPGTAIEVGEQAMKMGLEGQQKNYIPNTSKVLANTVLLQPNTSETIYFMAPTEPGEYTYVCTVPGHFYTMQGTLKVVK, from the coding sequence GTTTGGCAATTTGTACAAGACGGGGAGAGGTTTGGGTGGTTTCCAGCCCAAATATTTCCGGTACGGAAAAGCCCGTTTTTAAGCGCTTTGCCACTGGTCTGCATGAGCCTTTGGGCTTAGCCTATAAGGACGGCGACATCTATGTGACCCAGAGAAGTGAATTGACTAGACTTCGAGATACCAATGGTGATGGTCAGGCGGATGTTTATGAGAAGATCTACTCTTGGCCGCTTTCCGGCAATTACCATGAGTATTCTTATGGCCCTACGTTTTTGCCGAATGGAAATATGCTTGTGACTCTAAATGTAGGCTGGAGCAATAGCCTTGGGCATGGTGTGAGCTTGGTGCCCTGGAGAGGATGGACCCTGGAGATTACACCTGACGGTGAAATGACTCCTTATGCGGCCGGTATGCGCTCTCCTGCAGGCTATGGAATGAATGCAGCAGGTGATTTCTTTTATACAGAAAATCAGGGTGACTGGGTAGGTTCTGGTAGGATTTCGCATGTAGAGCGAGGTGACTTCTTAGGTAATGCAGAAAGCTTAGCTTGGACTGATTTGCCAGGGTCTCCTCTGGATTTGAAACCAGAAGAAGTGCCAAATACTGGTGAGCCTATGTATGACGTAGCGCAGCGAGTACCAGAATTGAAAGCACCGGCAGTTTGGCTTCCACATGGAATTCTTGGTATTTCTACTTCAGGGTTTTTGAATGACAATACTGAAGGAGGTTTCGGGCCTTTTGCCAATCAGGTGTTCGTGGGTGATCAAGGACAAAGTAAAATCATGCGCGTAGACTTCGAAAAAGTAAATGGAGAATACCAAGGTGTGGTTTTCCCTTTTAGAGAAGGATTCTCTTCAGGTATTTTGAGAATGGTCTGGGGAAATGATGCTTCTATGTTTGTAGGGATGACCAGTAGGGGATGGTCTTCCACCGGTAAGGAACTGTTTAGCCTGCAGCGGCTGGTGTGGACCGGCAGAATGCCATTTGAAATGCAAACGGTCAAAGCTAAACCCGATGGATTTGAAATTGAATTTACCGAACCTGTCAATAAAGACTTGGCAGAGGATCCGGCTTCCTATAAGGTGACAGGTTTTTCATACAAATATCAGGCGGCGTACGGAAGCCCGGTGATTAATAATGAAGCTTGTGATGTAATAGGGGTGGTGGTTTCTGAGGATGGTATGAAGGCCCGTTTGCTTGTAGACAATCTACGCTTAGGGTACATCCATGAAATCACAGCTGAAGGTGTAGAAAATACAGCGGGAAAGAAGCTATTGCATAATGTGGGATACTATACCTTGAACAATCTTCCTGAGGGAGATAAGATAGACCCAGCTCCATTTTTGGCAATAAGACATGCGAAACACATGGAAATGATGCGTGCGGATAGTATTGCCAGAGCCCAAGCAGAACTAGAAGCAAAAGCAAAGGCCGCTGAAGACAAGCGTAAAGCTGCCGCAGCCGCCAAGCCAGTGGCTCCTAAATTGGCCAAAAATACCACTTCCATGCCAGCAGCTTGGAATGGAGAAGCAGATATTACCATTAATATGGGCACAAAGCCAGGATTGAAATTTGACCCAGCGCAGGTTCAGGTCAAAGCAGGTAGTAAAGTGAAACTGGTGTTTAATAATGTAGATGATATGCTTCACAATCTAGTAGTCGTGATGCCCGGGACTGCTATTGAAGTAGGAGAACAGGCCATGAAAATGGGTCTGGAAGGACAACAGAAAAATTACATTCCTAATACTTCGAAGGTGCTGGCCAATACGGTTCTTCTACAGCCGAATACCTCCGAAACCATTTACTTTATGGCTCCTACAGAGCCTGGCGAGTACACTTACGTGTGTACAGTGCCCGGGCACTTTTATACCATGCAGGGGACATTGAAAGTAGTGAAATAA